In Sulfitobacter albidus, the following proteins share a genomic window:
- a CDS encoding substrate-binding protein yields MSVFNPTRRGLIQTGAIAGAGLALPTYLRADGHAGFTNAPQGDTVTLGFNVPQSGPYADEGADELRAYELAVEHLNGGGDGGMMATFSSKALEGTGILGKKVEYVTGDTQTKSDAARASARSMIEKDGAVMITGGSSSGVAVAVQALCQEAGVIFMAGLTHSNDTTGKDKKANGFRHFFNSYMSGAALAPILAANYGKDRKAYHLTADYNWGYTTEEAVRTSTEAMGWETVNAVKTPLTQTDFSAYIAPVLQSDADVLVLNHYGGNMVNSLTNAVQFGLRDKIVNGKQFEIVVPLYSRLMAKGAGANVKGIFGSTNWHWSLTDEGSKAFVQSFGTKYGFPPSQAAHTCYVQTLLYADAVQRAGSFNPCAVGEALEDFEFDGMGNGPTLYRGADHQCFKDVLVVKGKENPESEFDLLEIVEVTPAEQVTYDPAIFGGDLGTCNPGA; encoded by the coding sequence ATGTCAGTTTTCAATCCGACCCGTCGCGGCCTGATCCAGACCGGCGCCATCGCGGGCGCGGGCCTTGCGCTGCCGACCTATCTGCGCGCCGACGGTCACGCCGGTTTCACCAACGCGCCGCAGGGCGACACCGTCACGCTCGGTTTCAACGTACCGCAGTCCGGCCCCTACGCCGACGAGGGCGCGGACGAGCTGCGCGCCTATGAGCTTGCAGTCGAGCACCTGAACGGCGGCGGCGACGGCGGCATGATGGCCACCTTCTCCTCCAAGGCGCTGGAAGGCACCGGCATCCTCGGCAAGAAGGTCGAGTATGTGACAGGCGACACGCAGACCAAATCGGACGCCGCGCGCGCCTCGGCCCGGTCGATGATCGAAAAAGACGGCGCGGTGATGATCACCGGTGGCTCCTCCTCCGGTGTGGCCGTGGCCGTGCAGGCGCTCTGCCAGGAGGCCGGCGTGATCTTCATGGCGGGTCTGACCCACTCCAACGACACCACCGGCAAGGACAAGAAGGCCAACGGCTTCCGCCACTTCTTCAACTCCTACATGTCCGGTGCGGCCCTCGCGCCGATCCTCGCCGCCAACTACGGCAAGGACCGCAAGGCCTATCACCTGACCGCCGACTACAACTGGGGCTACACCACCGAGGAAGCCGTGCGCACCTCCACCGAAGCCATGGGCTGGGAAACCGTCAACGCGGTGAAAACACCGCTGACACAGACCGACTTCTCGGCCTATATCGCGCCAGTGCTTCAGTCGGATGCGGACGTTCTGGTTCTCAACCACTACGGCGGCAACATGGTGAACTCGCTGACCAACGCGGTTCAGTTCGGTCTACGCGACAAGATCGTCAACGGCAAGCAGTTCGAAATCGTCGTGCCACTCTACTCGCGCCTGATGGCCAAGGGTGCGGGCGCCAACGTGAAGGGCATCTTTGGCTCGACAAACTGGCACTGGTCGCTGACCGACGAAGGCTCCAAGGCATTCGTTCAGTCCTTCGGCACCAAATACGGCTTCCCCCCCAGCCAGGCGGCGCACACCTGCTACGTGCAGACGCTGCTCTATGCGGATGCGGTCCAGCGTGCGGGCTCGTTCAACCCATGTGCGGTTGGCGAAGCGCTCGAGGATTTCGAATTCGACGGCATGGGCAACGGCCCGACCCTGTACCGCGGTGCAGACCACCAGTGCTTCAAGGACGTGCTGGTCGTGAAAGGGAAAGAGAACCCCGAATCCGAGTTCGACCTTCTGGAGATCGTCGAAGTCACCCCGGCCGAGCAGGTCACCTACGATCCCGCCATCTTTGGTGGCGATCTGGGCACGTGCAACCCCGGCGCATAA
- a CDS encoding helix-turn-helix transcriptional regulator encodes MSAEAQTGSRIRERRVMQSLKQAELAQRIGISPSYLNLIEHNKRRIGGKLLLDIARALEVEPHALTDGAEAALLGALHEAALAVGIAPEEMDRVEVFAGRFPGWAEALAAQGRRIADLERTVETLSDRMAHDPHLAGQMHELLTTAAAVRSTAEILAGEEALEREWQKRFHTNLDTDSARLAESVQSLVGYLEDDRVKAAPEAGTPQAEVEAYLAQRAYHLPALEDGAGDIDALLEAADPPLSVTAAFILRGVLTQMASDAAALPMARLQEALTQTRPDPVALARRLGAPVGVVLRRLASVETLGVGLVVCDRSGTVIFRKSVDGFSVPQFDSCCPLWPLFGALAAPGTVLHERIGQLGRGQAAFDAYATAEPQVAPAYNAPPLARGILLLVPAVVGDTTMPLRTVGATCRICPDATCGARRVPSILAAEGL; translated from the coding sequence ATGTCCGCTGAGGCGCAGACCGGCAGCCGCATCCGCGAGCGGCGGGTGATGCAATCGCTCAAACAGGCCGAGCTAGCGCAGCGCATCGGCATTTCACCCAGCTATCTCAACCTGATCGAGCACAACAAGCGCAGAATCGGCGGCAAGCTGCTGCTGGACATCGCCCGCGCGCTTGAGGTTGAGCCGCACGCCCTTACCGACGGAGCCGAGGCCGCGCTGCTGGGGGCGCTGCACGAGGCGGCGCTGGCCGTGGGCATCGCGCCGGAGGAGATGGACCGTGTCGAGGTCTTTGCCGGGCGCTTTCCCGGCTGGGCGGAGGCGCTGGCCGCGCAAGGCCGCCGCATTGCCGATCTGGAGCGCACGGTCGAGACGTTGAGCGACCGCATGGCCCACGATCCGCATCTCGCCGGGCAGATGCACGAGTTGCTCACCACAGCCGCCGCCGTGCGCTCCACTGCCGAGATCCTCGCGGGGGAGGAAGCGCTGGAGCGCGAATGGCAAAAACGGTTCCACACGAACCTCGATACCGACAGCGCTCGGTTGGCCGAAAGCGTGCAGTCGCTGGTCGGCTATCTGGAGGATGACCGGGTCAAGGCCGCCCCCGAGGCAGGCACGCCGCAGGCCGAGGTGGAGGCCTATCTGGCGCAGCGCGCCTATCATCTGCCGGCGCTTGAGGATGGTGCGGGCGACATCGACGCGCTGCTGGAGGCCGCCGATCCACCGCTGAGTGTGACGGCGGCCTTCATTCTGCGCGGCGTGCTGACCCAGATGGCCAGCGACGCGGCGGCGCTGCCCATGGCGCGCCTGCAAGAAGCATTGACGCAGACGCGCCCCGATCCGGTGGCGCTGGCGCGCAGGTTGGGCGCGCCGGTGGGCGTGGTGCTGCGCCGCCTTGCCTCGGTCGAGACGCTGGGCGTGGGGCTGGTGGTCTGCGACCGCTCCGGCACGGTGATCTTTCGCAAATCCGTCGACGGCTTCTCGGTGCCGCAATTCGACAGCTGTTGCCCGCTCTGGCCGCTCTTTGGTGCGCTGGCCGCCCCCGGCACGGTGCTGCACGAACGCATCGGCCAGCTGGGGCGTGGGCAGGCGGCGTTTGACGCCTACGCCACTGCAGAGCCGCAGGTGGCACCCGCCTATAACGCGCCGCCGCTCGCGCGCGGAATTCTGTTGCTGGTGCCTGCCGTGGTCGGGGACAC